A stretch of Carya illinoinensis cultivar Pawnee chromosome 14, C.illinoinensisPawnee_v1, whole genome shotgun sequence DNA encodes these proteins:
- the LOC122295104 gene encoding putative E3 ubiquitin-protein ligase XBAT31, translating to MGQGLSCAGSNEQGLFRAVQVGHLKTVEDLLERDPALLHHATAYDHHSVLHIAAANAQVEILSMLLERSMNPDLLNRQKQTPLMLAAMHGKMSCVKSLLEAGANILMFDSLHGRTCLHYAAYYGHADCLQAILSAAQSSTVAVSWGFARFVNIRDGRGATPLHLAARQRRPDCVHILLNNGALVCASTGGYGSLGSTPLHLAARGGSLDCIRALLAWGADRLQRDASGRIPYLVALKRKHGVCAALLNPSSAEPLVWPSPLKFIGELNQEAKDLLEQALMAANREREKTVLKGTAYSLPSPSPSHSDVGVEDNISEVSDAELCSICFEQMCTIEVQDCGHQMCAHCTLALCCHNKPNPTTACLTPPVCPFCRGIISKLVVADIKDCDDSDFNSGDTSSCKLRRSRRSQNLSEGSSSFKGLAASFGKMGGRSSGRIGAENEWVDKT from the exons ATGGGTCAGGGATTGAGCTGCGCGGGGAGTAACGAGCAGGGGCTCTTCAGGGCGGTACAAGTTGGGCACTTGAAAACTGTGGAGGATCTGCTGGAGAGAGACCCGGCTCTCTTGCACCACGCCACTGCCTATGATCACCACTCTGTGCTTCACATAGCCGCTGCCAATGCCCAGGTCGAG ATTCTGTCCATGCTTTTGGAGCGATCTATGAATCCAGACTTGTTGAATCGTCAAAAGCAG ACTCCGCTAATGTTAGCTGCAATGCACGGCAAGATGTCATGCGTCAAAAGTCTCCTCGAAGCTGGAGCAAAT ATATTGATGTTTGATTCCCTTCACGGAAGAACCTGCTTGCACTATGCTGCTTACTACGGCCATGCCGATTGCCTTCAAGCAATTCTCTCTGCTGCTCAATCTAGTACCGTTGCTGTTTCTTG GGGGTTTGCACGGTTTGTGAATATTAGAGATGGTAGGGGAGCAACACCTCTGCATTTAGCAGCCCGTCAAAGACGGCCTGATTGTGTACATATTCTCCTAAACAATGGAGCTCTTGTTTGTGCTTCAACCGGCGGATACGG CTCCCTGGGAAGTACTCCGCTTCATCTGGCTGCCAGAGGCGGATCTCTGGATTGCATCCGTGCATTGTTAGCATGGGGCGCGGATCGTCTTCAAAGAGATGCATCTGG GAGAATACCATATTTAGTTGCTTTGAAGCGCAAGCATGGTGTATGTGCAGCCTTGCTGAATCCTTCATCTGCAGAGCCTCTTGTCTGGCCTTCACCTTTGAAGTTCATTGGTGAGCTTAATCAGGAGGCAAAAGATCTGTTAGAACAAGCCTTGATGGCGGCAAACAGGGAGAGGGAGAAGACAGTTTTAAAGGGCACTGCATACTCCcttccatctccatctccatctcatTCTGATGTTGGCGTGGAGGACAACATTTCTGAG GTCAGTGATGCTGAGTTATGCTCCATATGCTTTGAGCAGATGTGCACAATTGAAGTCCAAGATTGTGGCCACCAAATGTGTGCACATTGCACATTAGCACTTTGCTGCCACAATAAACCCAACCCGACCACGGCGTGTCTAACCCCGCCAGTTTGCCCATTTTGCCGAGGCATCATCTCCAAACTGGTGGTTGCAGATATAAAAGACTGTGACGACTCTGATTTCAATAGTGGTGATACGAGTTCTTGCAAGTTAAGAAGGTCAAGGAGGTCCCAAAACCTCAGTGAGGGAAGTAGCAGCTTCAAGGGCCTAGCCGCGTCATTTGGAAAGATGGGTGGCCGGAGCTCTGGACGGATTGGAGCTGAAAATGAGTGGGTTGATAAGACTTGA